A window from Salvia miltiorrhiza cultivar Shanhuang (shh) chromosome 2, IMPLAD_Smil_shh, whole genome shotgun sequence encodes these proteins:
- the LOC131009621 gene encoding uncharacterized protein LOC131009621, translating into MFICESGSFSNQDDSDHEAYVSPCSTPKRSRRSTSFCNIMERESGSKNLYAGRGLDKFYALLAYLDDKKQEIYTAASRAPPTEAKSEKTMKKKIATTPEMQEESFKLEDLKHPHFYFQVMVVLILLFLTIYGRFFAILCTSIGWYLAPTITGGSGATTVASERKPKRKKEYVRKKSEVVHSEDPSSPKSVINGLNRVHQQHDCKTSW; encoded by the exons ATGTTCATTTGCGAAAGTGGAAGTTTCAGCAATCAAGATGACAGTGATCATGAAGCCTATGTCAGCCCCTGCTCCACACCGAAGCGGTCGCGGCGGAGCACCAGCTTCTGCAATATCATGGAGAGAGAAAGCGGCAGCAAAAATCTGTACGCGGGTAGAGGCCTCGACAAATTCTACGCTCTCTTAGCATATCTCGATGATAAGAAGCAGGAGATCTACAC CGCAGCTTCAAGAGCCCCGCCGACGGAGGCAAAGAGCGAGAAGACTATGAAAAAGAAGATTGCGACGACGCCTGAGATGCAAGAGGAGAGTTTTAAGCTGGAGGATCTGAAGCATCCTCATTTCTATTTCCAGGTGATGGTGGTGTTGATTCTTTTGTTTCTCACGATTTATGGCCGCTTCTTCGCGATCCTATGCACGTCGATCGGGTGGTATCTGGCTCCGACCATCACCGGAGGGAGCGGCGCGACGACGGTGGCTAGTGAGAGAAAGCCGAAGAGAAAGAAGGAGTATGTGAGGAAGAAGAGCGAGGTTGTGCATAGTGAGGACCCATCTTCACCGAAAAGTGTGATAAACGGACTTAATCGAGTTCACcagcaacatgattgtaagacAAGTTGGTGA